In Maridesulfovibrio sp., the following proteins share a genomic window:
- a CDS encoding Nif3-like dinuclear metal center hexameric protein: protein MKTTEVISRIESLVPSGFAASWDNCGVQIAGSEREVQKIAIALDPLPQVVSSAIEWGADFVLTHHPLAIDAKLPSKLDWFHDVMKQVFCADVTLFASHTSLDVQFKGAVSWLGRELGLDNLRVLDPVAEDEAGDILGYGCIGEYASPVLFTDFVEHVAQLSGCGVVALCGPEPEKVGCVGMCPGSGSSLMDKAFSLGADVFITGDMKYHPAQESVGAVLDVGHFSLEEEMMRRFSAILSEELGGEVEVKFFSGRNPFAYHVQGEGVCRP, encoded by the coding sequence ATGAAGACAACAGAAGTTATCAGCAGGATCGAGTCACTTGTTCCTTCGGGGTTTGCAGCCTCGTGGGATAATTGCGGTGTTCAGATTGCGGGATCGGAAAGGGAAGTGCAGAAGATTGCAATTGCCCTTGACCCGTTGCCGCAGGTGGTTTCTTCAGCCATTGAATGGGGGGCTGATTTTGTTCTGACCCACCACCCTTTGGCTATTGATGCGAAACTGCCATCCAAGCTGGACTGGTTTCATGATGTAATGAAGCAGGTCTTTTGTGCGGATGTGACTCTTTTCGCCTCACACACTTCTTTGGATGTGCAGTTCAAGGGTGCTGTTTCCTGGCTTGGGCGGGAGCTTGGGCTGGATAACCTGCGGGTGCTTGATCCGGTTGCGGAAGACGAAGCCGGCGATATTCTGGGATACGGATGTATCGGCGAGTATGCCTCTCCTGTTCTGTTCACGGATTTTGTCGAGCATGTTGCGCAGCTTTCCGGATGCGGGGTTGTAGCCCTGTGCGGGCCGGAACCTGAGAAGGTTGGTTGTGTCGGCATGTGCCCCGGTTCAGGGTCTTCGCTTATGGATAAGGCATTCAGCCTTGGAGCGGATGTATTCATTACCGGGGATATGAAGTATCATCCTGCACAGGAGAGTGTGGGAGCGGTGCTTGATGTGGGGCATTTTTCTCTGGAAGAAGAGATGATGCGCCGTTTTTCCGCTATTCTGTCAGAAGAGCTGGGCGGCGAAGTGGAAGTTAAATTTTTCAGCGGACGCAATCCTTTTGCCTACCATGTGCAGGGGGAAGGTGTTTGCAGACCCTGA
- the rfaE2 gene encoding D-glycero-beta-D-manno-heptose 1-phosphate adenylyltransferase: MSEQLNIELNSQKILSVSEFEKVRADFPADKKIVFTNGCFDILHAGHVDLLTRAREQGDLLVLGLNSDKSVRSIKGEKRPVTGQQQRAFVLAGLACIDYVIFFDEDTPLNLISKVQPDVLIKGGDWSVDNIVGRDIVEGRGGKVLSLPLLPGYSTTGVIRYIRENNIE; the protein is encoded by the coding sequence TTGTCAGAACAATTAAATATAGAATTGAACAGCCAGAAGATACTCTCAGTTTCTGAGTTTGAAAAGGTCCGGGCTGATTTTCCTGCAGACAAGAAAATTGTTTTCACCAACGGTTGTTTTGACATTCTGCATGCGGGGCATGTTGACCTGCTTACCCGCGCTCGCGAGCAGGGAGATCTGCTGGTGTTGGGCTTGAACAGTGATAAATCTGTTCGGTCCATCAAGGGAGAAAAGCGGCCTGTTACAGGTCAGCAGCAGCGTGCATTTGTACTGGCCGGACTGGCCTGTATTGATTATGTAATCTTTTTCGATGAAGATACGCCGCTCAACCTTATCAGTAAGGTTCAGCCTGACGTGCTGATCAAGGGCGGAGACTGGAGCGTGGATAATATTGTAGGCCGCGATATAGTTGAAGGGCGTGGAGGAAAAGTTCTGTCACTGCCGCTTCTTCCGGGTTATTCGACGACAGGCGTGATCAGATATATTCGCGAGAATAATATTGAATAG
- a CDS encoding CPBP family intramembrane glutamic endopeptidase, with the protein MFNNKTAIFILAALPFYLNDFNNIFIKQQLLWLAIDYGAKIIPLAFLFYLLKKEILSSADLGLVPLPPKKFILWTLGITALGLCLDEPGFTLWSKLLPPIRLGSIPIGTDSPLYMLDMTLGLALVAISEEIIFRGLAFTSLKTSKYSPRKIFLISAVTFGLIHWSQGPTAIIATAVTGTGLMLCMYCTGSVYPTIIAHYVINYLSFSGKAVEFWGL; encoded by the coding sequence ATGTTTAACAACAAAACTGCAATTTTCATTCTTGCCGCGCTGCCTTTCTATTTGAACGATTTCAATAACATTTTCATTAAGCAGCAATTGCTCTGGCTGGCAATCGACTATGGCGCTAAAATTATTCCGCTGGCGTTCCTGTTTTATTTGCTTAAAAAAGAAATTTTAAGCAGTGCAGACCTCGGGCTTGTTCCACTGCCTCCCAAGAAATTTATCCTTTGGACGCTGGGCATCACCGCACTGGGCCTTTGCCTTGATGAACCGGGATTTACACTCTGGTCAAAGCTGCTGCCTCCCATACGTCTTGGCTCAATTCCTATCGGAACGGACTCCCCGCTCTACATGCTCGATATGACTCTGGGACTGGCACTGGTAGCCATATCCGAAGAGATAATCTTTCGCGGTCTAGCTTTCACATCCCTGAAAACCAGCAAATATTCTCCCCGTAAAATATTCCTGATCTCAGCGGTCACCTTCGGGCTGATCCACTGGTCGCAAGGACCAACTGCCATCATAGCGACAGCAGTAACCGGCACAGGGCTTATGCTCTGCATGTACTGCACAGGATCAGTCTACCCGACCATCATCGCCCACTACGTGATAAATTACCTGTCTTTCTCAGGAAAGGCGGTGGAATTCTGGGGATTGTAA
- a CDS encoding YkgJ family cysteine cluster protein — translation MSDHDQTQEFLNNLPELEPGKTFGFACHPGVRCFNACCGDLNLMLTPYDVLRLRKGLGHDSKKFIHNHADITRTPGTGFPMCKLRMLDNAKRSCPFVRTEGCSIYENRPGACRTYPLGRASRMDENGETVEQFFIVQEPHCRGFEEDKEWTSDEWLKDQGLEAYNEVNDRYMRIMNRARKAGVVLDERKLNMAFLALYQVDNFVNFIKDMNVFSRLDISEERQQAILNDEEECLSFALDWVELIVLGSSENLAPK, via the coding sequence ATGTCCGACCACGATCAAACTCAGGAATTTCTTAATAATCTGCCAGAACTGGAACCCGGTAAGACTTTCGGTTTTGCCTGTCATCCCGGAGTGCGCTGCTTCAACGCCTGCTGCGGTGATCTCAACCTGATGCTTACTCCGTATGACGTGCTCCGTCTGCGCAAAGGCCTTGGACACGACAGTAAAAAGTTTATTCATAACCATGCTGACATCACCCGCACACCGGGAACCGGATTTCCCATGTGCAAGCTGCGCATGCTTGATAACGCCAAGCGCAGCTGTCCTTTTGTGCGAACCGAAGGTTGTTCCATTTACGAAAATCGTCCTGGAGCCTGTCGCACTTACCCTCTCGGCCGTGCTTCCCGCATGGATGAGAACGGTGAGACTGTCGAACAGTTTTTCATCGTGCAGGAACCGCATTGTCGTGGATTCGAAGAAGATAAAGAATGGACCAGCGATGAGTGGCTGAAAGATCAGGGTCTTGAAGCATACAACGAAGTCAATGACCGTTATATGCGCATCATGAACCGAGCTCGCAAGGCCGGGGTTGTGCTTGATGAGCGTAAGTTGAACATGGCTTTTCTGGCTCTTTATCAGGTGGATAACTTTGTTAATTTTATCAAAGATATGAATGTATTCTCCCGACTCGATATCTCCGAAGAACGTCAGCAGGCTATTCTCAATGACGAAGAGGAATGTCTCAGCTTTGCCCTTGACTGGGTGGAGCTGATCGTACTTGGATCTTCCGAGAACCTCGCTCCTAAATAA
- a CDS encoding glycosyltransferase, with protein sequence MGRLYSDSYWAEMKGHVRRKLLMGSVGAKHLFDAGMCALESDPQLGVELLLASYVSNPLDGGMAAQLCQVEGLLQFFPPSVSSCVKGISAGSRKPENLSYFMRIAARRDSEKISAYILSCLDKDPGNLFWIQQGLVHAGASADFEFGLELLSGNFTPEIAPAVSCTKAFFHYMNGNAAEAFPLLMAASDVFGLNNLAHLAGTIALKLGERETAVSVFAGAVEAQPWRVSEAMRLYDLACGLDEKAVPLPGSLAILLYSFNKADELDGTLASLHASDLYGAKIFMLDNGSSDGTAEIISKWQGVFGEQMVRIDLPVNVGAAAARNWLMKEPQVRECDFAVYLDDDVEVQPDWISRFGAAVEAYPEAGVWGCKVLDYAAPSVMQSVDLHLIQPVGDEGEGPEVDLSKITPNPFRCSNLHLSLLDSGYFNYMRPCASVTGCCHLFRTQKLLDNGGFSLFLSPSQYDDLEHDLRSCLKGEFPVYQGHLNILHRKRSGFASHTSTAQEGNAQGNRYKMQAMHPRSEILQIMADEERLLQSDLEEKMQYLVRKGILAG encoded by the coding sequence ATGGGCAGGTTATACAGCGATTCTTATTGGGCCGAAATGAAGGGGCATGTTCGGCGTAAACTTTTGATGGGCTCCGTCGGCGCGAAGCATCTGTTTGATGCCGGGATGTGTGCTTTGGAGTCCGATCCGCAACTTGGTGTTGAACTGCTGCTTGCGTCTTACGTTTCCAATCCCTTAGACGGCGGTATGGCTGCTCAACTTTGTCAGGTTGAGGGACTGCTTCAATTCTTTCCGCCGTCAGTCTCTTCATGCGTTAAAGGCATATCTGCCGGGTCCCGGAAGCCGGAGAACCTTTCGTATTTTATGCGCATTGCCGCAAGGCGAGATTCCGAAAAAATAAGCGCATACATTCTTTCCTGCTTAGATAAAGATCCGGGTAATCTGTTCTGGATACAGCAGGGGTTGGTTCATGCCGGAGCTTCTGCTGATTTTGAATTCGGGCTGGAATTATTGTCCGGTAACTTCACTCCTGAAATAGCTCCTGCCGTAAGTTGTACCAAAGCGTTTTTTCATTATATGAACGGCAATGCGGCAGAAGCATTTCCGCTGCTCATGGCTGCTTCCGATGTTTTCGGGCTGAATAATCTGGCACACCTGGCCGGGACTATTGCTCTCAAGCTCGGTGAACGGGAAACAGCCGTATCCGTTTTTGCCGGGGCCGTGGAGGCTCAACCGTGGCGGGTTTCCGAGGCCATGCGTTTGTATGATCTGGCCTGTGGGCTTGATGAGAAAGCTGTTCCGTTGCCCGGTTCTTTGGCTATTCTGCTATATTCCTTTAACAAAGCCGATGAGCTGGATGGGACCCTTGCCTCACTGCATGCTTCCGATTTGTACGGAGCAAAGATTTTCATGCTCGATAATGGCTCTTCCGATGGAACCGCAGAAATTATAAGCAAGTGGCAGGGTGTGTTCGGTGAGCAGATGGTACGCATCGACCTTCCCGTGAATGTCGGGGCTGCCGCTGCCCGCAACTGGCTCATGAAGGAACCGCAGGTACGGGAATGCGATTTCGCGGTCTATCTGGATGATGACGTGGAGGTGCAACCGGATTGGATTTCGCGGTTCGGTGCAGCCGTGGAAGCGTACCCTGAGGCCGGAGTATGGGGCTGCAAAGTGCTTGACTATGCTGCGCCTTCGGTAATGCAGTCCGTCGATCTGCATCTCATTCAGCCAGTAGGGGATGAAGGAGAAGGTCCTGAGGTTGATTTATCCAAAATTACGCCCAATCCGTTCCGGTGTTCAAACCTGCATCTTTCGCTTCTGGACAGCGGATATTTTAATTACATGCGTCCCTGCGCTTCTGTTACCGGGTGTTGCCATCTGTTCAGGACACAGAAGCTGCTTGACAACGGTGGCTTTTCCTTGTTCCTTTCTCCCTCGCAGTACGATGATCTGGAACATGACCTGCGCAGCTGTCTTAAGGGTGAATTTCCGGTCTACCAAGGCCATTTGAACATCCTGCATCGCAAGCGTTCAGGTTTTGCCAGTCACACCAGCACAGCGCAAGAGGGAAATGCGCAGGGCAATCGCTATAAGATGCAGGCTATGCATCCGCGTAGTGAAATACTGCAGATAATGGCTGATGAAGAAAGGCTTCTTCAGTCCGATCTTGAAGAAAAGATGCAGTATCTGGTGCGGAAGGGGATTCTGGCCGGATAG
- a CDS encoding glycosyltransferase, which translates to MLGKSVPVFCYHAVCEEDGHSPAVFASHLDMMLEMGFKTITAAHLFEICMGRKPIDDKYVVLTFDDCHISNWINVVPMLEERGMTGVFFAVSDFIGQGKIRSRADVSEMLPMRESFIKALSENDNSQFMNEAELKALVHDKGMEVYAHTCRHQGCFRDMRQACNFTDQAHWSVWGIYRKHDPSLPVFSYGSAFAYNGFWPQFRKGKVSFKRRTDDERRQFIREDLRRCYDKIKKINNSRRQFFCWPWGDFDSIGLQEAAAAGFEGTFTLERSANMLGTDPMRINRIGVGGSKDASWIKKRLLMYSNEASAMVCFKFFSKRNDVGKVLYITDTDKLSGGSRQLINSARAMLMSGVGVVAVLMPGSKLIQELEEMGVEVILLDDFKNMLAAAAFLAHIIEEHQVDVVHTYHNRSVKIGCIAKGLSMLGGRKFKLFFNRGVIYKPNPLAPLFSLIGDGYICNSAKSREVLLKHGVLPKRAQVVYNSFVGGGRKPKRSAETTIIYVGNEGHAKGPDVFIKSVDRLLAQDKCDGVRFIAVGLKDLSEYRSAASPTTLERIECPGYIPHEEVVKLLATSHIYVMSSRQESMPNTLLEAFECGLASICTKAGGTAELIRDGVNGLLCEVEDSEAIAKSMKKLIEDAELRSEMGRLNRRIVRSFMSTTAKAKALLGVYSSYPSDEPAISLPDIDGLIKK; encoded by the coding sequence ATGCTCGGTAAGAGTGTCCCTGTTTTTTGCTATCACGCCGTCTGTGAAGAAGACGGTCATTCCCCCGCCGTTTTTGCATCCCATCTGGATATGATGCTGGAGATGGGTTTTAAAACCATCACCGCAGCACATCTTTTTGAAATCTGCATGGGCCGCAAACCCATAGATGATAAATATGTGGTGCTTACCTTTGATGATTGCCACATCAGCAACTGGATCAATGTTGTACCCATGCTTGAAGAGCGCGGTATGACCGGGGTCTTTTTTGCCGTCAGTGATTTCATCGGGCAGGGTAAAATCAGAAGCAGGGCGGATGTCAGCGAAATGCTGCCTATGCGCGAATCTTTCATCAAAGCGCTTTCGGAAAACGACAATTCCCAGTTTATGAACGAAGCGGAGTTGAAAGCTCTGGTCCATGATAAGGGAATGGAAGTCTACGCCCACACCTGCCGACATCAGGGCTGTTTCCGTGATATGCGTCAGGCTTGCAATTTCACAGATCAGGCCCATTGGTCCGTCTGGGGCATTTATAGAAAGCATGATCCTTCTCTTCCGGTTTTTTCCTATGGCAGTGCTTTTGCCTATAATGGTTTCTGGCCCCAGTTCCGTAAGGGGAAAGTCTCCTTCAAGCGCCGTACTGATGATGAACGCCGTCAATTCATCCGTGAAGATCTCAGGCGCTGTTACGATAAAATAAAAAAGATCAACAATTCCCGCCGTCAGTTTTTCTGCTGGCCATGGGGCGATTTTGATTCCATAGGTTTGCAGGAAGCTGCCGCAGCCGGTTTTGAGGGCACTTTCACCTTAGAGCGTTCAGCCAATATGCTCGGAACCGATCCCATGCGTATCAATCGCATCGGGGTGGGCGGCAGCAAGGATGCGTCCTGGATTAAAAAGCGTCTGCTCATGTATTCAAATGAAGCATCAGCCATGGTCTGTTTCAAATTTTTCAGCAAGCGCAATGACGTCGGCAAGGTTCTCTACATTACAGATACAGACAAACTTTCCGGCGGCAGCAGGCAGCTTATCAACAGCGCGCGGGCCATGCTTATGTCAGGTGTCGGAGTTGTTGCGGTACTCATGCCCGGTTCCAAGCTTATTCAGGAACTTGAAGAAATGGGCGTGGAAGTAATTCTGCTTGATGACTTCAAGAACATGCTAGCCGCCGCGGCTTTTCTTGCCCATATAATTGAAGAACATCAGGTGGATGTGGTGCATACCTATCACAACCGTTCGGTAAAGATCGGCTGCATCGCAAAAGGACTTTCCATGCTTGGCGGGCGTAAGTTCAAACTTTTCTTCAACCGTGGTGTAATTTACAAGCCTAACCCGCTGGCTCCGCTTTTTTCACTCATTGGCGACGGCTATATCTGCAACTCCGCTAAAAGCCGGGAAGTGCTGCTCAAGCACGGGGTTCTCCCGAAGCGGGCACAGGTGGTTTATAATTCTTTTGTCGGCGGGGGGCGTAAGCCTAAGCGTTCTGCCGAGACGACTATAATTTATGTCGGCAATGAAGGTCATGCAAAGGGCCCGGATGTGTTTATTAAGTCCGTGGACCGTTTGCTGGCACAGGATAAGTGCGATGGAGTACGGTTCATTGCTGTTGGTCTGAAAGACCTTTCCGAATACCGCAGCGCAGCATCCCCGACAACGCTGGAGCGTATTGAGTGCCCCGGTTACATCCCGCATGAGGAAGTTGTTAAGCTTCTGGCAACCTCACATATTTATGTCATGAGTTCCCGTCAGGAATCCATGCCCAATACTTTGCTGGAAGCATTTGAATGCGGGCTGGCCAGCATCTGCACCAAGGCAGGAGGAACTGCGGAACTTATCCGTGACGGTGTGAACGGTCTGCTTTGCGAAGTGGAGGACAGCGAGGCTATCGCAAAGTCCATGAAGAAACTTATTGAAGATGCTGAACTTCGCAGTGAAATGGGCCGCTTAAACCGCAGGATTGTACGTTCGTTTATGTCTACGACCGCCAAGGCGAAGGCTTTGCTGGGGGTTTACTCTTCTTATCCAAGTGATGAACCTGCAATCTCACTGCCCGATATTGACGGTTTGATAAAAAAATAA
- a CDS encoding amino acid ABC transporter permease, with the protein MISRYLEKTWVQYLCLAAITGILVYYFGWVFDFGYKFDWSVLYKEDASYGEVLGDMLVTGLGLTISISLMSSAIALFLGILFGLGRLSQFKPVYYFCTCYVEFFRNTPLLVQLFFWYFALPMGLPEGIRNFLFDQNFELISATVGLGIYTSSFMAEVIRAGIQSIPKGLLEASYSSGLTPFQTLTKIILPLAFRAIIPPLGSEFLNNMKNSSLAMVVGVPELCWASQQIEGMTFKGFEATTAATVIYLSLSLTIAGILTLVNWKLQIVPVKNRNLGHKFAHLIFMPFEFPFAFMAKMQRRMKRRRQDEFSLSKAQAARKVFLARLAKIMGLIWKGSFIACLAALFISAAYGVSKFNFQIIWDNVGTMLWWRFPNGGPNEILWGLGGLSFSILMSVLAITVSFFIGLVVGIGRTSKNKLFLIPSTLYIELIRGNPLIMVIFWIYFFIPILTGQFMNVFWSATIALTVFTGAYLAEIVRSGIQNLPPGQFEAAVSTGLTYWQAMRKVILPQALKQMLPAIVGQFIAIFKDTSLAFVIGVLELTFVAQGLNNRLMIYPFEIYTTVAFLYFICCYLMSLVARRLERKLSTETFRLQM; encoded by the coding sequence ATGATAAGCCGTTATTTGGAAAAAACTTGGGTTCAGTATCTTTGCCTTGCCGCTATTACCGGGATACTGGTCTACTATTTTGGCTGGGTCTTCGACTTCGGCTATAAATTTGACTGGTCTGTACTCTATAAAGAGGATGCCTCCTACGGGGAAGTGCTGGGCGATATGCTCGTGACCGGTTTAGGGCTGACGATCAGTATTTCCCTCATGAGTTCCGCAATTGCGTTGTTTCTAGGTATACTTTTCGGTCTGGGCAGGCTTTCACAGTTCAAACCGGTTTATTATTTCTGTACCTGCTACGTTGAATTCTTCCGGAATACACCGTTGCTGGTCCAGCTTTTTTTCTGGTATTTCGCCCTGCCCATGGGGCTGCCGGAAGGAATCCGTAATTTCCTCTTTGACCAGAACTTCGAACTTATTTCCGCCACCGTGGGGCTTGGAATTTACACCAGTTCCTTCATGGCTGAAGTTATCCGTGCCGGTATCCAGTCTATTCCCAAAGGGCTTCTCGAAGCATCCTATTCATCCGGGCTGACCCCGTTTCAGACCCTGACCAAAATTATTCTCCCTTTGGCTTTTCGCGCTATTATCCCGCCGCTGGGCAGTGAGTTCCTGAACAATATGAAGAACTCCTCTCTGGCTATGGTTGTCGGTGTTCCTGAACTCTGTTGGGCTTCGCAGCAGATCGAAGGCATGACCTTTAAAGGTTTTGAGGCCACTACCGCCGCAACTGTTATCTATCTTTCCCTTTCCTTGACCATTGCCGGGATACTGACTCTGGTTAACTGGAAATTGCAGATTGTGCCGGTTAAAAACAGGAATTTAGGGCATAAATTTGCACACCTGATTTTCATGCCTTTTGAGTTCCCCTTCGCTTTTATGGCTAAAATGCAGCGCCGTATGAAGCGCAGGCGCCAGGACGAGTTCAGCCTTTCAAAAGCTCAGGCCGCCCGCAAAGTCTTTCTGGCCAGACTGGCAAAGATTATGGGGCTGATCTGGAAAGGCTCATTTATAGCCTGTCTTGCAGCTCTGTTTATTTCTGCTGCCTACGGCGTCTCCAAATTTAATTTCCAGATCATCTGGGACAATGTCGGCACAATGCTCTGGTGGCGTTTTCCCAACGGCGGTCCCAATGAAATCCTTTGGGGGCTTGGCGGGCTGTCTTTCTCCATCCTCATGTCGGTGCTTGCTATTACGGTAAGTTTCTTTATCGGCTTGGTGGTAGGGATCGGGCGTACATCCAAAAATAAACTCTTTTTGATTCCGTCTACCCTTTATATTGAACTTATCCGTGGTAACCCGCTTATTATGGTCATTTTCTGGATTTACTTCTTTATTCCCATCCTTACCGGACAGTTCATGAATGTATTCTGGTCCGCCACTATTGCCCTTACGGTATTTACCGGGGCTTATCTGGCAGAGATTGTACGTTCCGGTATCCAGAACCTGCCGCCCGGACAGTTTGAAGCCGCAGTTTCCACAGGGCTTACCTATTGGCAGGCCATGCGTAAGGTTATCCTGCCTCAGGCCCTGAAACAGATGCTGCCCGCCATTGTCGGCCAGTTTATCGCGATCTTCAAAGATACTTCGCTGGCCTTTGTTATCGGGGTTCTGGAACTTACTTTTGTAGCTCAGGGACTCAATAACAGACTGATGATCTATCCTTTCGAAATTTATACCACCGTGGCATTTTTATACTTTATTTGTTGCTACCTGATGAGTCTCGTGGCAAGACGACTCGAACGGAAGCTGTCCACTGAGACCTTCCGGCTGCAGATGTAA
- a CDS encoding transporter substrate-binding domain-containing protein: MKRFMTLALAAALVMAFAATAFAGATYDRIMKDKVVRVGIMTDSIPGAFYNAKKEWVGFDVDIANEVAKRMGVKIDKVPVNNKTRIGFLQQGRIDLSVSNMTHKRSRDNSIDFSITYFFDGQKMLAAKGKFSTLKDFVGKKVAVMQGTTSELNVKKMLKEMGDEAPKVISYQKESECFQALQMGRVDAWSTDSTILLGYAAQVPGKYELVGDFFSNEPYGIGLVEDDSKLRDAVNFALQDMWKDGTYEKIYNKWYGPDTKYYFPLTEKIEMWP, from the coding sequence ATGAAAAGGTTTATGACTCTGGCTCTCGCAGCCGCTCTGGTTATGGCTTTCGCTGCAACAGCTTTCGCTGGTGCCACTTACGACAGAATCATGAAAGACAAGGTTGTCCGTGTTGGTATCATGACTGACTCCATTCCCGGTGCATTTTACAATGCAAAGAAAGAATGGGTTGGCTTTGATGTTGATATCGCCAATGAAGTTGCAAAACGCATGGGTGTTAAAATCGACAAGGTTCCTGTTAACAACAAGACCCGTATCGGTTTCCTTCAGCAGGGCCGTATCGACCTTTCCGTTTCCAACATGACTCACAAACGCTCCCGTGATAACTCCATCGATTTTTCCATCACCTACTTCTTTGACGGTCAGAAGATGCTTGCTGCTAAAGGTAAGTTTTCCACCCTCAAAGATTTCGTAGGAAAGAAAGTTGCAGTAATGCAGGGCACCACTTCCGAGCTGAATGTTAAAAAAATGCTCAAAGAAATGGGCGATGAAGCTCCCAAAGTTATCTCTTACCAGAAAGAGTCCGAATGCTTTCAGGCTCTGCAGATGGGCCGTGTAGATGCATGGTCTACCGATTCCACCATCCTGCTCGGCTACGCCGCACAGGTCCCCGGTAAATATGAACTGGTTGGCGACTTCTTCTCCAACGAGCCTTACGGCATCGGTCTGGTTGAAGACGACTCCAAGCTCCGTGATGCAGTAAACTTCGCACTGCAGGATATGTGGAAAGACGGCACCTACGAAAAAATCTACAACAAGTGGTACGGTCCCGACACCAAGTACTACTTCCCCCTGACCGAAAAAATCGAAATGTGGCCCTAG
- a CDS encoding amino acid ABC transporter ATP-binding protein, translating into MIKFNNVNKYYGDYHALRDLNLHIKKGEVVVVCGPSGSGKSTMIRCINRLEPIQEGEILVENMDVNGTRVNLPLLRAEIGFVFQSFNLYPHMTVLENIILAPTMVRNMKRKDAEDLAMELLSKVNIPDKAGDYPSQLSGGQQQRVAIARGLAMRPNIMLFDEPTSALDPEMINEVLDVMKALAREGMTMVCVTHEMGFAREVADRVIFMDEGTLIEENTPEEFFNNPQHERSKLFLSKILSH; encoded by the coding sequence GTGATAAAATTTAACAATGTCAATAAATACTACGGTGACTATCACGCTCTGAGGGATCTTAACCTCCACATTAAGAAAGGCGAGGTGGTTGTAGTCTGCGGTCCGTCCGGATCAGGTAAAAGTACCATGATTCGCTGTATTAACCGTCTTGAACCTATTCAGGAAGGTGAAATACTTGTAGAAAATATGGATGTTAACGGAACCAGGGTCAATCTGCCTTTGCTCCGTGCAGAGATTGGTTTTGTTTTCCAGTCTTTCAACCTTTATCCTCATATGACGGTTTTGGAAAATATCATCCTTGCGCCGACTATGGTCCGAAATATGAAGCGAAAGGATGCCGAAGATCTGGCAATGGAACTTCTTTCCAAAGTCAATATTCCGGATAAGGCCGGGGATTATCCTTCCCAGCTTTCCGGCGGGCAGCAGCAGCGCGTGGCAATCGCCCGCGGCTTGGCTATGCGTCCTAATATCATGCTGTTTGATGAGCCTACATCAGCGCTTGATCCGGAAATGATCAACGAGGTTCTGGATGTAATGAAGGCCCTTGCCCGCGAAGGCATGACCATGGTTTGCGTTACCCACGAAATGGGTTTCGCCCGAGAGGTTGCGGACCGGGTTATTTTCATGGACGAAGGGACTCTAATAGAGGAAAATACTCCGGAAGAGTTCTTTAACAATCCGCAGCATGAACGCTCCAAGCTCTTCTTGAGCAAGATCCTTTCACATTAG